The DNA window CAGTAATAATGCGGTTGTTTTAAATAACAATCatatcaaagaaaaagaaaaataaattgaagACAAGGAGAAAGAGGGAGAACAAGACACATAAAAATAGTCTCCTAACAAAAAAAAGACTCAGGAAGATACATGTCCATATCTCATCATCCGAAGAAGATGAAATATTCAATTCCAATCAAACCGAAAATGACAAAATTGACATTGCAAATATTACATCCTCTGATGAAGAACGTGTCATTCTTCACACCTTacaaaagagaaaaaatggaaataaaaatcaaaagaaaaaggaactaCGAACAaactccaaaaatcaaaaaaaaaaagcaaccaaCGATAAAGGTCATTTATATTTTCAATAATCCTTATTTTCTTATTGTATCTCTTATTGAAATATCgtattaattattatgtattttgaatgcttcttaatattttcaataatACATACTTACttttcattaaaattttaaattttaatttaaatatattatttcaaacattcctattttactaaaaatattaatttttaatatcttAAGTAAAATTATTGTCCGTTTAATTATTAGTATACatcacaatattttttaaaataaataaataaatttacttTTCACAGTTGTGCGGGTTACAAACACCGGAATATTCTGTTCTCTCTCCTCTTTTGGGGTCAAGAGTTGTTGATTACTAACAAGGGAGTGGAAAGCGGTGTCGTGAAAAGGATTTAGGATAGTCTGGGAGAGGGGGGAGGATATTGAGGAGGTGGCTTAAATATTTTGTTCTGATTTTCCAGACAGAATCAGAGCGAAGGACTTATTCAGTTTGTTTGGTTGTGTGGGGAAGTGTGTGGAGGTTGTGATTTCTCCCAGACGAAACAAATGGGGGAAAAGGTTTGGCTTCAGTACATTTAGGGAGGAGGGTGACTTGAGATTGCTTGCTGTGAAACTTGACACTATTATGATCGATGGTGTAAAGATTCACGCCAACATTCCCAGGTTCTCTCGTAAGGCGGAGGTGGTTAACAATGGTAATAAAAGTGGTGGTATAAAGATTCTGAAACCGGATTACACCAAGTTCTCAAATCCAGTTAGATATGGAGAGGAAAATAGTAGAGGGAAAGGGAAGTTTTCATTTGCAGATGTGGTGAGGAATGTTCAGAAGGGAGGAAGGAAAGAGGTTAATGAAATTGTTTTTTCGTCGGAAGCGGAAGTCAAGGCGTCATTATCCAAGGCCTACGTCGATGTTGTTCACAACCTGGGTTCTTCGTACAACATTCAGGAGAGGTTTTTTTTAGAAGGTTATTATGCGATTAAGGTGACACCTATGGGTCCTAACATGTGATTGTTGGAGGAATTTGAGGAAGGTGAAATTTGTGACCTGATTTGCGAGGCTGAATCCTGGTGGAAACAATGGTTTCAAATTATCAGAATAGGGAGAGAAATGGATATTGATTCTGAACGAGTCTCTTGGATCCGTATTCTTGGAGTGCCTTGTCATGCGTGGACAATGGAGTTCTTTGAAACACTGGGTAATTCCTTTGGGATTTATGTTTGTTCTGACGACGACATTGTTAAAAGAACAAGTTTTGGGGTGGCAAGGGTGTTGGTTCGTCTTACACGAGAACAGGTCGTGCCTAATTCATGTGTTGTGAAGATAGATGGCATCCTTTTTTGTTTGTATATGAAGGAAGAATGCTTTATAGCCACTGGTTCGACTTCAAAGATCCAGAAGACGGGGGAGACAATTTTGTTTCAGAAGACAATTTCATGGAAGGGAGTGGGGAGGACGAGGGTAGAAATGGTAATTCGGAGGAGGAACAGGTGTCGCTGGTTAAGGAGTCAGTAACGCTGGAAGGTGTTGATGAGATGGTGGGGGAATCAAAAGATTCAATGGGCAAATCTCTGTTTAGGGGGCAAAGAGGTGATGTTGACGTGTCTGCTTTTGGGGATAAAGGGTCAAAGACTTTGTCTTTCAATCAGGCGGTGGTTACTATAAAAGGAAACATGTGTGGGGCAAGTAGGAGGGTTGTAGCGGTTGAGAGTGATGGAGATGTATCGGTCACGATAAATTCAATATCCATAGATGACATGGCGGTATGGACAGATGGGGTGGGTCCCATGGGTTATAGAAAAAAATTATCTGGTAAAAAGGTGAAATTTAGATATATCTCAGAATCTTTTGAGCTTTTCAAAAACATTAAGGGGAGGCCCAAAgccaaaataaaaaaagtaaagaaATGGCTGCAGGTTGAACCAAGGAGTCACGACAACAAAAACTGATTCTATTTCTTCTTTCCCTGTTTCTGAGTCGGCAAGCATGTTACCTGGAGGAGGGAATTTTGAGACGGCCTGGTATGGGAGGCAGCCGGAAGAGTCTGATATCATTAAGAGCAACAACAGGAACTTTAGACATTTGGAATCCAATATAGGGAAGAAATCTTGGAAGTTAATTTCAGATTTGGGGGTGCAACCAGGCGGCTCCAACAATGATGTCTTTCTCAAAATTAATGAAATGAAAAGAGTAGATAAGCGTTTAAAGCCGGGTAGGCAAGAGAAAATCTAGTTGTTTCAATGATAATAGGTTCTCTTAACATCAGAGGAGGGGGAAGTTTTGCGAAGAGAAGGAGGATCAATCACATTATTGATAAAGGTAATGCATATGTTTTTTTATTCAAGAATCTAAACTCAACCATGTTTCTGTTTGCACTGCCAGTCGTTTTTGGAGTAATAAAGTTGTGGATTTTTCTCTTGTGTCGTCTGTTGGTTCCTCGGGGGGTTAATTTCTTTACGGAACACTGATACTTTCCAGGTTGTGTGTTCTTTTGGAGGGGTGGGGTATCTGGGTCTCAAATCCATATGGAAGGAGGATGCTCATTATATAGTGAATATATATTCGCCTTGTTCCATCATCGAGAAACGGGAGTTATGGGGGAGAATACTTCACTTAAAATCTATTTTCTCAGATGGTGAATGAGTGATTTCCGGAGACATCAACGCCGTGAAGAAAGGTAGTGAGAGGAAGGGTATTTCAGTTTTGAATAGTAGTAGAGAATGGAGGGATTTTTCAAAGTTTATTAATTTGAGTAATTTGGTTGATGTCCCGAGCAAAGGTAAGAAATTTTCTTGGTTCAGATGGGATTGCAAAGCTAGAAGTAGATTAGATAGATTCCTCGTAGCGGACAACTTGTAAATAAATGGAGGATAATGGTCCAATTGGTGGGAGATAGAGATATTTCCGACCATTGTCTGATTTGATTGATTTGTGATAAAGCaaattggggtcctaaacctttTAAGATTAATTCGTAATGGTTTTATAATAGCAATATTTTACCATTTGTGTAGAAGGAATGAAGCCTACTAAGGGTAGAAGGGAGAGGTGATTTtgtgttaaaataaaaattgagactTCTAAAATAGAGACTTAGGTGGTGGAATTTTAATATCTTCGGTAAGTTTAACTTGGCAATGGAAGAGGGGGTTCGGGGAATGAACGAAGGAGACGAAATGGTGAACGATGATCATGGAGGGGAGGTGGATATAGGTGACGAGGAAGTGAAGCGAAAAAGAAGGGCTTGTCGGGACTTTTGGTTGAAtcttaaaattaaagaaaacacgTTGATCTAAAAGTCGAGATTAAGATGGTTGAATGATGGAGACTCTAATAGCAAGTTTTTTCACAAGGTCATGAAAGCTAGGAGGACCTGTAATTATACTGGCTCGATTGTTACGGAGAGGGGATTGTTAGACCCGGTGGGGGAAGTTAAAGAGGAGGTTAACAATCATTTCGAGAAGAAGTTTTCCGGGGTGGAGGTAGGAAGGCCTTCTTTGGAAGGTATTGCGTTCTCACGTTTAAATCGGATGGAGAATGACGGTCTTGAGGCTCCGCTCACAAAAGAGGAGATTAAGGAAGCGATTTGGAGTTGTGGGGGATCTAAGAGTCCAGGGCCCGACGagtattctttcttttttatcaagAATCGTTGGGAATTTATGAAGGAAGATTTTTTCAATTGTTTCATGTGTTTTTATCGAGAGGCTCACTTATCAAAGGCTATACTTTCATCTTTTCTCACTCttattccaaaaaattccaatcCGTTGAGGCTTAATGACTATAGGCCTATTTATCTCGTGGGATGTATATACAAAGATTTATTTAAACTTTTGGCGTTGAGATTAAAGAGATTTTTACATTCAGTGGTGTTCGATTGGCAAAGCGCTTTTTTTCCGGGAAGACAATTGTTGGATGGGGTTTTGGTCGTGAATGAAGTGACAGATATGGAGAAGAAGGATGGGAATAGTTGTTTTCTTTttaaggtggattttgagaaGGCGTACGATAATGTATGTTGGGATTTACTTAGATTTATGTTGAGAAAAATGGGTTTTGGTAACATTTGGTTGAAGTGGATGGAGGCTCTTATTTTTTCGAGTAAGATGTTAGTGTTAGTTAACGGAAGTCCTACAAGGGAATTTGTGGTTGAAAAGGGTTTGAGGCAAGCAGATCCTTTATCAaagtttcttttttttatcttggcgaagggtttgaaggggttgttttcTAAGGCGATGGAGTTAGGTGATTATGTGGGGTTCGAAGTTAAGAGGGCTTGTAACTTGAATTTATTataatttgcggatgatacgcttCTGATAGGTGAGGGGAGTTGGATTCAAATTTGGATTATCAAGGCTATTCTTAGAGGCTTCGAATTAGTGTCAGGACTTGGTATTAACTATCATAAAAGTAAGCTTATTGAGGTGAACGTTGATGATAATTTTAAGGAGTTTTCTTCTATGTTCTTGTCTTGCGGGAGGGAGGATAATCAATTCACTTTTCTTGGTATTTGATAGGTATTAATCCTAGAAGGGTTTCCTCTTGGAATTTTATTTTGAACAAGGTGAAGAAGAGGATTACGGATTGGAAAAATCAGTTCTTATCTTTTGGAGGTAGGCTGACTCTTCTCAAATCGGTCCTTTGTAGTCTTTCTATTTTTTGGTTATCTTTTTACAAGGCTCCTAAGAAATTTCTAAAGGAAATCACGAAGTTGGTAAGAAAATTCCTTTGGGGAGGGTTACGGGATGAGAGAAAAGtacattgggtgagttggaagtCTATTTGTTTTCCTATAGAAAGGATATTAAGAGGTTCAGATGCTTTATGTTACAAGGTTTTGAAAGCGAGGTATGGAGATATCAATATTCAAGTTGTCAAGAACGATGATATTCATTACAAGAATGTTTTGAATTCTACGTGGTGGAAGGATATCATGTTGTTAGAAAAATCTTACtttgttgatttttttgttgATAAGTGTAGGTTTGAAATTGACAAtggttttaatatttatttttggcATGCTAATTGGTTGGAGGGGATGAGTTTAAAGGAGTTATTTCCGGATGCCTATTTTATTTCGAAGTTGAAATTTGTCTCCGTGGCGGGAATGGGTGGGTGGAGGTTTGGTGATTGAGAATGGGGTGATTTCAACCTTCCTATTGCGGCCGACAATGGTGCAGCCCCATTGGAGCGGCAACAGCTGGTTCATGCCCTTAGGGAGGTACGGTTGAAGGCTAGCGAGAGGGACGAGGTCCATTGGATAGCGGAGCCGAATGGTTTTTTTACGGTACGTAGTTGCTATgttcttttcaaattttttcacATTCCTAGAGGACCAAATATTAAGTTTGATAGAATTTTTTCTATTATGTGGAATATTGTGATGCCTCAAAAGGTCAAGGCCTTCGGGTGGCGTTTTTTGTTAGATAGGTTTCCCACAAGGGACCTTATTATAATTAGAGGGATTCCTATTTCAACTATAGATTCTTGTTGCTTCTGTGGGGTGGAGAAGGAATCTTTGTATCACATGCTATTTACTTGTAATGATGTTTCTTCTTTGATTTGGAAAGAAGTGGCTTTGTGGGTTGGTTTTGAAGATTATAATTGTGAGGACATTTGGAGGAGTTTTTTAGATTGGCACAATTTTTGCAAAGCTCACAAGGTGAAGTCCGGTAGGGAAGGGACGTTAGGGTTGACAATTTGTTGGTCTACTTGGAAGGTTAGGAATtgtattattttctgaaatgaaGCTTGGAGTGTTTCCAACACTCGTTGGAGCATTAAGGAGCTTTTTTGGAGGTGGTCTTTCATCGGGAAAATTACTCACACCAATTATAATTTCTATGAATTTACAAATGCTCCTTTATTGTATTTTTCATAGTGTGTATTTAGCATGTAATTTTCTTTGGGGTTTTTGTTTCATGTCCCGTTTTTTGTAATCCTCTTGTAATAACTTTTGGTTCTTTAATGAaatcttgattaaaaaaattataattaacaaTTATTCGAAAACATAATTATGACAACATGTTTATCAAAGTgaaaaaataatactatttttatGAGAGTAATATTATTAAAGTGGGAgataaaaaattattagaaatGATGGTCACAATTTTTTCCGAGACTATTGAATGGCTTATATGAGATTGGCCTTCCACATATAATGGAGGATCAAACAATAAAAATGGCAGAAAAATTTGTGTGGTATGATTCACTACAATTTTGGTGAGGTCAAAATTATCAATATCCCTTTTTTTCTTGATGGATATTATCACAAAGAAATAACTATTGTTTTCTATTGATAGAAAGTTAGTAAACTACAATTTTTCACctcaatatatttttaaaaaagactTACCCCAATTTAGCTATTCATTCTATTTGTTTCTGCCGTGATCTCTATATAAAGAATATAATTATGACAATTGTTTTATTGAAACCATTTGATTAACCCTTTTTTTTTACTATAGGAAGGAAGAGGGTTCTTTCCATTTGGCAGAGAACCATCATGGCAAAAATGTACCATCTCTTCCTTTTGACCGTTTTAGTGGTAATCATACCTACATTAGTACATGCTAATGTCAAAGAGCAAGCTGCATACTGGGATAATCTACTTCCATTCATTAATGATACATATTGGCGGGAAAAAGCAGCAATtgctgaaaaagaaaataatatagctTACACACCTGACCCATACGCAGTCTCTGAAAATATGACTTCTGTTGTTAGCGAGTGAGTTTTGCGTAGTTaccatatttattaatatattcaaTTTTATAGAAATAATTTCAAACCTATttcttttaagaaaatatttcttattttattttgattttttattctaattgCAAAACTACCTCCTTGTTTTCACTATATATCAacataaaactttgaaaactcAAAATCTTGTGAAAATAAAGAGACAGAACTTTCAATTTCATAAGCAAAAGGAAATGATTATTTCAAAAGGAATTGATTTTTTAATGAATATTATATATGACATGTTTGTTTATTTCTCTCGTAGAGTTAGTTATAATTGTGAtctgttatattttaatatttctttCTTGATAAACAGAATGATAGTTGGCGAAAATACAGGAAGAAGGAATCTAGcaggaaaaaaaataagaaaaggtCATCCATGTATGGCTACAAATCCCATTGATAGGTGTTGGAGGTGTGATCCTAATTGGGCAAAGAACCGCAAGAAGCTTGCATCTTGCGTGCAAGGTTTTGGAAGGAAGACTACTGGTGGAAAAGCCGGTCGTATCTATGTGGTAACTGAACCGTCAGATAGTGACATGGTTAATCCACGTCCAGGTACCCTAAGACATGCAGTTACAAGAAATGGACCTTTGTGGATTATTTTTGCTCGTAGCATGGTCATTAAGCTCAACCAGGAACTCATAATGACAAGTGACAAGACCATTGATGGGCGAGGAGCTACTGTTGTCATTGCTAGAGGTGCTGGTATTACTATCCAGTTCATCAAGAATGTGATCATTCACGGGATCAAAATTTTTGACATTACAGTTGGCAATGGGGGGCTAATAAGAGATGCTGAAAACCATTTTGGTCAAAGGACAAGGAGTGATGGTGATGCAATTAATATTTTTGGCTCCTCCAATATTTGGATTGACCATGTTTCTATGAGAAACTGCAAAGATGGACTCATTGATATCATCATGGGATCCACTGCTATAACCATTTCGAATTCCCATTTCACAGATCACAATGAGGTAATTAGTAACCTGGTAATTTTATTTACGTGTTTTTTATCgtaaaattattattttggattttaaataaaaaatattacctcattttggattttttttgtttggttttgtaTATATGGTGTAGGTGATGTTGTTTGGTGCAACTGATACCTATGATGGTGATAAGAAAATGCAAATCACACTTGCCTTCAACCATTTTGGTAAGAGATTAATTCAAAGAATGCCAAGGTGTAGATATGGTTTTATTCATGTGCTTAACAATGACTACACTCATTGGGAAATGTATGCAATTGGTGGTAGCAAAAATCCTACCATTATAAGTGAGGGCAACCGATTCATTGCTCCTAATAACCCTCATGCTAAAGAGGTAGGCATCTACTCTTAAGTAATGCTTAGGCATATAAATATATGCTTTATTATGTcatagtgataattgaatc is part of the Vicia villosa cultivar HV-30 ecotype Madison, WI linkage group LG2, Vvil1.0, whole genome shotgun sequence genome and encodes:
- the LOC131646379 gene encoding pectate lyase-like gives rise to the protein MAKMYHLFLLTVLVVIIPTLVHANVKEQAAYWDNLLPFINDTYWREKAAIAEKENNIAYTPDPYAVSENMTSVVSEMIVGENTGRRNLAGKKIRKGHPCMATNPIDRCWRCDPNWAKNRKKLASCVQGFGRKTTGGKAGRIYVVTEPSDSDMVNPRPGTLRHAVTRNGPLWIIFARSMVIKLNQELIMTSDKTIDGRGATVVIARGAGITIQFIKNVIIHGIKIFDITVGNGGLIRDAENHFGQRTRSDGDAINIFGSSNIWIDHVSMRNCKDGLIDIIMGSTAITISNSHFTDHNEVMLFGATDTYDGDKKMQITLAFNHFGKRLIQRMPRCRYGFIHVLNNDYTHWEMYAIGGSKNPTIISEGNRFIAPNNPHAKEITKRDTSESEWKKWQWRSINDVYLNGAFFRQGGAVLTNRPFSRKDMIKSRPGTYVKRLTRFSGSLRCRARKPC